A single region of the Bacteroidota bacterium genome encodes:
- a CDS encoding T9SS type A sorting domain-containing protein: MKIRLLLFCCLLIHTRIHAQWSTFCSGNTDGFVVDFAKYNDTIFSTGFFHTVCDADAAFVAGWDGSNWNSVGTTFAQEGHAIDSLNGQLYAALYQFTTDSNYVYTYNGSTWSKVGNGVFQNNPGPGFPKNASIYDIIEYDGKVIASGDFDIAGDVVVNGIMQWDGTNWLPLGDGLTEFIPGMPSILYPHNMTIFDGDLIVAGNFYKAGGTIVNGIARWDGTTWHALGAGFNKSVYAVCAYNGELYAGGEFTLSGTTTLGCIAKWNGTEWVNPGFDLAYEITGLHEFVHTLRVFNGNLFITGGFDQLIIDGVTNAAGSILAYDGTTIDILEGGVTGEIEAVIAYQNGILVAGSFSSAGGVPAENFAVYQYPDIPVKDYDATNILIYPNPTHDRVFVELQKGIQADIIVSDMRGNIIYTQPACNSTTINMSGFAAGCYVIKVKNAENVFSSLIFVE; the protein is encoded by the coding sequence ATGAAAATACGATTACTTCTGTTTTGTTGCTTATTGATTCACACTCGAATACATGCACAGTGGTCAACATTTTGCTCGGGTAATACCGACGGATTTGTAGTTGATTTTGCGAAATACAACGACACCATTTTCAGCACCGGATTTTTTCATACCGTTTGTGATGCAGATGCCGCTTTTGTTGCAGGCTGGGATGGCAGTAACTGGAATTCTGTTGGCACCACCTTTGCACAGGAAGGCCACGCAATCGATTCCCTGAACGGACAACTATACGCAGCACTATATCAGTTTACTACCGATTCAAACTATGTGTACACATACAATGGCAGTACATGGTCAAAAGTTGGCAACGGTGTTTTTCAAAATAATCCGGGTCCGGGTTTTCCGAAAAATGCATCTATTTACGACATCATTGAATATGATGGAAAAGTTATTGCCAGTGGCGATTTTGATATTGCTGGAGATGTTGTAGTAAATGGCATTATGCAATGGGATGGCACAAACTGGTTACCATTAGGTGACGGACTCACTGAATTTATTCCCGGTATGCCATCAATTTTATACCCGCACAACATGACAATTTTTGATGGCGATTTAATTGTGGCCGGTAATTTTTATAAGGCAGGCGGAACAATTGTAAATGGTATTGCCCGATGGGATGGCACAACATGGCATGCATTAGGTGCCGGATTTAATAAATCGGTTTATGCAGTTTGTGCATATAATGGTGAATTATATGCGGGTGGTGAATTCACTCTGAGTGGCACCACAACTTTAGGATGTATTGCAAAATGGAATGGCACGGAATGGGTAAACCCTGGCTTCGACCTTGCTTATGAGATAACCGGTCTGCATGAATTTGTGCATACACTACGTGTTTTTAATGGAAACCTATTTATTACAGGCGGTTTCGACCAACTCATAATTGATGGTGTTACGAATGCCGCAGGAAGTATCCTTGCATATGATGGAACTACTATCGACATTTTGGAAGGCGGAGTAACCGGAGAAATAGAAGCAGTTATAGCATATCAAAATGGCATTTTAGTAGCCGGTAGTTTTTCTTCAGCAGGTGGTGTTCCTGCCGAAAATTTTGCTGTTTACCAATATCCTGATATTCCTGTGAAGGATTACGATGCTACTAATATCTTAATCTATCCAAACCCAACACATGACCGGGTTTTTGTGGAATTACAAAAAGGTATACAGGCGGATATTATAGTATCAGATATGCGAGGAAATATTATCTATACCCAACCTGCATGTAATAGTACTACCATTAATATGTCCGGTTTTGCTGCAGGATGTTATGTAATAAAGGTGAAAAATGCTGAAAATGTGTTCAGCAGCTTAATTTTTGTTGAATAA
- a CDS encoding ABC transporter permease — protein MKLEFNLFNHLGKFLIMIRRMFSRPARWEMYWRELFRQMNDIGVGSAFIVLLVSIFIGAVTAVQTAYQLYGTPFVPSSYIGLIVRNTIVFELAPTFTALILAGKVGSNLASELGSMRVTEQIDALEIMGVNTESYLIATRIIAAVITIPLLVAIAAYSGIMGGFIATSLSSYYSTEDYIRGIRMLFDPFDVQLMFIKSFTFSFIVSSISCYMGYYVKGGSVEIGKASTQAVVYSCIFVLLADYVIASLLL, from the coding sequence ATGAAACTTGAGTTTAACCTGTTTAATCACCTGGGCAAATTCCTGATAATGATCAGGCGGATGTTTTCGAGGCCTGCCCGCTGGGAAATGTACTGGCGTGAATTATTCAGGCAAATGAATGATATCGGTGTAGGTTCAGCATTTATTGTTTTATTGGTTTCCATTTTTATAGGCGCGGTAACAGCCGTTCAAACTGCTTATCAGTTGTACGGAACCCCGTTTGTTCCATCGTCATATATTGGATTGATTGTAAGAAATACCATTGTATTTGAATTAGCACCGACTTTTACCGCATTAATTCTTGCGGGAAAAGTAGGCTCAAATTTAGCATCCGAATTAGGTTCCATGCGCGTAACTGAACAAATAGATGCGCTGGAAATTATGGGCGTAAATACCGAAAGTTATTTAATTGCAACGCGTATAATTGCTGCCGTAATTACCATTCCATTGTTAGTAGCAATTGCTGCTTACTCCGGAATTATGGGTGGATTTATTGCTACGTCATTATCCAGTTATTATTCAACTGAAGATTATATTCGCGGTATCAGAATGTTATTTGATCCATTTGATGTACAATTAATGTTTATCAAATCATTTACATTTTCATTTATTGTTTCATCCATTTCCTGTTATATGGGATATTATGTAAAAGGTGGCTCTGTTGAAATTGGAAAAGCAAGTACACAAGCCGTAGTTTACAGTTGTATTTTTGTATTGTTAGCCGATTATGTAATTGCATCCCTTCTCTTATGA
- a CDS encoding BamA/TamA family outer membrane protein — protein MSGFTAQAQVDSVAVDTIKKKSKFFPSPVVGYTPETRLYLGAGLVWYLPPSKKYPDTYPSVLKSVFVYTLNKQVESNISGDSYLRDNLFKLNYSTSYFKFPDSFYGIGNDTKEEDKEKYDYDYFNIYINGQRKIKENIYAGAKTFFEYTKVYNTLEGGIFDTDTITGEEGGRNVGLGPWFTFDTRDNIYFPLSGVNVDVSAVVHNKILGSEYNYVDYFIEASQFNKIGKDDVIGFNFFGQFVPGNPPFNRLAQLGGDKHMRGNFEGRFRDKNYMTLQAEYRVTFWKYFGVTAFGGIGEVADRFSNFSLSGLKYSYGVGGRLFIVPEDKLSLRVDYGFDGYGNGGFYVTFREAF, from the coding sequence TTGTCAGGTTTCACTGCACAGGCTCAGGTCGATTCTGTGGCGGTTGATACCATTAAAAAGAAAAGCAAATTTTTTCCTTCTCCGGTTGTTGGTTATACACCCGAAACAAGGTTGTATTTGGGTGCCGGTTTAGTTTGGTATTTACCGCCATCTAAAAAATATCCCGACACTTATCCCTCAGTTTTAAAAAGTGTTTTTGTTTATACTTTAAACAAACAGGTTGAAAGCAACATAAGCGGTGATAGTTATTTAAGGGATAATTTATTTAAACTCAATTATTCTACATCCTATTTTAAATTTCCAGATTCATTTTATGGTATAGGCAACGATACTAAAGAAGAGGACAAAGAAAAATACGACTACGATTATTTTAATATTTATATTAATGGTCAGCGGAAAATAAAAGAAAATATTTACGCCGGAGCTAAAACCTTTTTTGAATATACTAAAGTATATAATACTTTGGAAGGTGGCATTTTTGATACAGATACTATTACCGGTGAGGAAGGTGGCAGAAACGTAGGACTTGGACCTTGGTTTACATTTGATACACGCGATAATATTTATTTTCCGTTGTCAGGCGTTAATGTTGATGTTTCAGCAGTGGTGCATAATAAAATTTTAGGCAGCGAATACAATTACGTTGATTATTTTATTGAAGCAAGTCAGTTTAATAAAATAGGGAAAGATGATGTAATCGGATTTAATTTTTTCGGGCAATTTGTACCGGGCAATCCACCCTTTAACCGATTGGCACAGTTAGGTGGAGATAAACACATGCGTGGTAATTTTGAAGGTCGTTTTCGCGATAAAAATTATATGACCCTGCAGGCAGAATACCGTGTAACATTCTGGAAATATTTTGGTGTGACCGCTTTTGGCGGAATTGGCGAAGTGGCAGACCGGTTTTCCAATTTTTCGTTAAGCGGATTAAAATACTCTTATGGTGTTGGCGGGAGGTTATTTATTGTTCCGGAAGACAAACTCAGTTTGCGCGTAGATTATGGGTTCGACGGATATGGCAATGGCGGTTTTTATGTAACGTTCAGAGAGGCGTTTTAA
- a CDS encoding ATP-binding cassette domain-containing protein, producing MIEITNITKSFGEQRVLTDVSTVFEAGKTNLVIGISGSGKTVLMKIMTGLITPDAGKVYFNGRDFFDLNREAQKNLRREIGMLFQGSALFDSMTVEENIMLPLNMFSNATKKEKLDRVNFCLERVNLSGANKKFPGEISGGMKKRVGIARAIVLNPKYLFCDEPNSGLDPRTSIVIDDLISEITHEFNMTTIINTHDMNSVMEIGEKIVFLYKGVKDWEGDKTQILDVQDDNLNSFIFASDFLRDARDALKEKIARDK from the coding sequence ATGATTGAAATAACCAATATCACAAAATCATTTGGCGAGCAACGGGTATTAACCGATGTATCAACCGTATTTGAAGCCGGCAAAACCAATCTGGTTATAGGTATCAGCGGATCGGGAAAAACAGTTTTAATGAAAATCATGACCGGATTAATTACACCGGATGCGGGTAAAGTTTACTTTAACGGGCGTGATTTTTTTGATTTAAATCGCGAAGCACAAAAAAATCTGCGCCGCGAAATTGGTATGTTATTTCAGGGTTCTGCTTTATTTGATTCAATGACAGTAGAAGAAAATATAATGTTGCCATTGAACATGTTTAGTAATGCCACAAAAAAGGAAAAATTAGACCGTGTAAATTTTTGTCTCGAACGTGTTAATCTTTCCGGTGCAAATAAAAAATTCCCGGGAGAAATTTCAGGTGGTATGAAAAAACGGGTTGGTATTGCAAGAGCAATTGTGCTCAATCCGAAATATTTATTTTGTGATGAACCAAACTCCGGTCTCGACCCGCGAACATCAATTGTAATTGATGATTTAATTAGTGAAATTACCCATGAGTTTAATATGACTACCATCATCAATACCCATGATATGAATAGTGTGATGGAAATTGGTGAAAAAATAGTTTTCCTTTATAAAGGTGTGAAAGATTGGGAAGGAGATAAAACACAAATATTAGATGTTCAGGATGACAATCTGAATTCATTCATTTTCGCCAGCGACTTTTTGCGGGATGCGCGCGATGCCCTCAAAGAAAAAATTGCCAGAGATAAATAA